The Synechococcales cyanobacterium T60_A2020_003 genome contains a region encoding:
- a CDS encoding restriction endonuclease, protein MTHYQILLGWVAGLLLITGCDRLPAQFSESEAQSPEPVAVTPSPVPPVESTPAPTSPVRDPFADA, encoded by the coding sequence ATGACTCACTATCAAATTTTGCTGGGATGGGTGGCAGGTCTGCTGTTGATTACGGGGTGCGATCGCTTACCCGCTCAATTCTCAGAGTCAGAGGCTCAATCTCCGGAACCTGTTGCGGTCACTCCGTCCCCTGTGCCTCCGGTCGAAAGTACCCCTGCACCCACGAGTCCGGTGCGGGATCCCTTTGCGGACGCG